From the Saccharomonospora marina XMU15 genome, the window GTCATGCCCGTGGAACTCCACCGGCTCACCACCGTAGCGGCCCCTGCCCACCCAGCGGGCGGCCACGAGGTCGCCCTGGACGAGCGGGCCGACCTCGATCTCGAACCGCAGCGCCTCGATCAACTCCCTGCCCTGCCGCACGACGGCGGCGAGCTGATCGGGGCCGGTCACCAGGCTGGGCTGCCCCGGCCAGTGTCCGGTGAAGTCGTCGGTGACGATCGAGCGGGCGATCCTCTCCAGTTCGTCGAGGTCGCCGTTCCACAGCTCGTACAACCAGCGTTCGTACATGCTCACCGTTCCCAGAGCCAGAACTCGACTCCTTGGTTGTCGGTACAGTCGGCCGTTCGTCCGTAGGGTTCCCGCTTGACCGAACTCACCTCGCCGCCGTTGTCGCGCACCCGGTCGGTGGCCGCGTCCAGATCGTCGACCGCGTACATCAGCTTCCAGCCCGCGTAGGACTGCCCTCCCCACAGCCCGCCTTCGGCCAGCCCGCTGCCCTCGATCCGCCATGCCCTCGGCACGGTGCCCGTGTCGAACCGCCAGCCGAGTACGGCGCCGTAGAAGCGCTTGGCGGCCTCGTCGTCGGGCACGGTGAAGGTGAAGTACCCAGCTTCGCCATGCCGAGGTGCAACGGGGCTCTCGGTTTCGGCGGGGGACGGCCCCGCTACCTGCGCCACCAGCCAGCGCTGCCCGAACGGGTCGCGGATACGGCCCATCACGCCGTGTCCGCGGTCCTCGACCGGACCGATCGGTTCGGCACCCCGCTCCACCGCCAGCTCCACCGTCGCCCGCACGTCAGGTACCTCGACCCGCACCGCTGCCCCACCCTCGGCCGCGACGACGTTGCCGACCTCGGGGAATTCCTCCGCGAGCATGAGCACGGAATCGCCGATGGCCACCTCCGCGTGGCCGACCTTGCCGTCAGCCATCACGATCAGCTCACCCAGCCTCGTGGCGCCGAAGACCTCGACGTAGAAGTCCACCGCGGCCCGTGCATCGCGCACCGCGAGGTAAGGGGCGAGCGAGCGCGTCCGTGCGGGTGCCTGAACCTGTGCGGTCGTCATAGCTGTACCTCCTGTTTCGCCGCCGAGGATCGCCGCACGCAACGCCTCCCGCAGCGCGGCGGCGAAACCCGGATCGGGTTCGACGGGTTCGTGTGGTTGTCGCAAGGCGTGGAAAGCATCGAACGGGTCAGTCATCGCCTGCCTCCCCAACCTGGCGCCGGTACTGCCGCCGGAACGCGGCGCGCGCCCTGGCCAGCAGCCCCTCGGTGGCGTGCGTCGTGCGGCCGAGCAGGTCCGCGACCTCGGCAACGCCCAGCCCGTCCAGATAGCGCAGCGTCAGCGCCGACCTGTGGTGTGCTCCCAACTCGGCCAGTACCTGCCTGGCGACGAGCGCGTCCAGCTCTGCCTCCCACGGGTCAGCCACATCCGCGCCGTTCACGCCGTCGCCGACCTCCGAGGCGTCCCGCACGAGACGCAACGCTCGCTCCTCGCGCTCGCGACGCCGCCAGTGGTCGACGAGCTTGTGTCGCGCGATGCCGATCAACCACGGGACGCTCACCGGCGGCGAGGCCTGCTTGCGGCAGGCGCCGACCGCGCCGAGGAAGGTCTCCGACGTCAACTCCTCGGCCAGCGTGCGATTACCGCAACGCGACAGCAGATAGCCGTAGACCTCCGGCAACGCCTGCTCGTACACCTCGAGCAACGCGAATGCCGGGTCTGGCCGGACCCGTGGGTACGTCACACCCCTATCGTCGTCCGGCGAGCGGGTGCTCCAACGCCTTCCGCCGACCTTTTCACCCGGCGTAGCTTGTTCGGCATGCCGACCACGCATCACCACAGCTGCACGCTCTGTGAGGCCACCTGCGGCATCACGGTGACCGTGGCCGACGATCGAGTGGTGGGCATCCGGGGTGACTCCGACGACCCGGTCTCTGCGGGATACATCTGTCCCAAGGCCACCGCACTGGCCGACCTGCACCACGACCCCGACCGGCTACGCAGGCCGTTGGTTCGCGGTGGTGTGGACGAGTGGTTCGAGGTGAGCTGGCCTGCCGCCATCGAACTCGCCGCGGCGGGGCTGCGTGACGTCAGGCAGCGGCACGGCAAACACGCGCTCGCCGTGTACCAGGGCAACCCGACCGCCCACAACCTCGGGCTCATCACCTACGGCCAACCGTTCTTCCGTGCGCTGCGGACACCGAACCTGTACTCGGCCACCTCGGCCGACCAGCTGCCGCACATGCTGGCCGCGCTGCAGATGTTCGGCCACCAGCTACTCATGCCGGTACCCGATATCGACCGCACCGACCTGTTCGTCTGCCTCGGCGCGAACCCTGCCGTGTCGAACGGCAGCATCATGACGGCGCCGAACGTGCGTTCCCGGCTCAAGCGCGTGCGCAGGGTCGTGGTGTTCGACCCGAGGCGCACCGAGACAGCCGACCTGGCCGACGAGCACGTGTTCATCCGGCCCGGCACCGACGCGTTGCTGCTGCTCTCACTGGTCAACGTGCTGTTCACCGAACACCTGGTGTGCACGGGCAGGCTGACCCCCCGGCTGACCGGGTTGGAGATCCTGCGAGTGGCCTGCCGGGACTTCACCCCCGAGCGCACCGCCGCCGTGACCGGAGTGGACCCGGCCAGGGTGCGTGCGCTCGCCAGGGAGCTGGCCACGACGCCGCGCGCCGTGGTTTACGGCCGCGTCGGCCTGTGCACCCAGGAGTTCGGAGGGCTGGCCGCGTGGCTGATCGTGGTGGTGAACGCGCTGACGGGACACCTGGACGAACCGGGTGGCGCGATGTTCACCACGCCCGCGATCGACGCCATCCCGCTGGCCACGGTCACCGGGAACCGGGGCAGTTTCGACAGCTACCGCAGCCGGGTGCGCGGGCTGCCCGAGTTCGGCGGCGAACTGCCCGTCGCCGCGCTCGCCGAGGAGATCGACACACCGGGTGAGGGGCAGATCCGGGGACTCATCACCTCGGCGGGCAACCCGGTGCTGTCCACCCCCAACGGCGCGCGGCTCGACGACGCGCTCGCCGGGCTGGACTTCATGGTGTCGATCGACCCCTACCTCAACGAGACCACCCGGCACGCCGACGTGATCCTGCCGCCGACCGCGCCGCTCGAGCGGCCGCACTACGAACTGGCGCTGGCGAACTACTCGGTGCGAAACGCGGCCAAGTACTCGCCGTCGGTGCTGCCGCGTGGTCCCGAACAGCGACACGACTGGGAAATCGTGCTGGAGTTGGCCAGCCGGGTGCTCGGCGGCGGGGCGGCCGCGCGGTTGCTCGGTCGCTTCGGCCCCGAACCGCTGCTGGAGCTGGGCCTGCGTGTCGGGCCCCACGGGCTGCGCAAGCTGCGAGGAGGGCTCTCACTGGGCAAGCTCAAGCGGCGGCCGCACGGGGTTGACCTCGGTCCGCTGCGGCGAAGGCTGCCGGGCAGGCTCGCGACACCGGGCAAGCAGGTGCACCTGGCGCCGCGTGTCTATCTCAACGATCTGCCGAGGTTGCGCAGGCTGCTGGCGCGGCAGCGGGACGACGCACTCGTGCTGATCGGCAGGCGCCAGCTGCGCAGCAACAACTCCTGGATGCACAACAGCGAGCGACTGGTGAAGGGCAAACCCCGCTGCACGCTGCTGGTCCACCCCGACGACGCGCGAGAGCGCGGGCTCACCGACGGCGGCAGCGCCAAGCTGTCGTCGGCGAAGGGCACCGTCGAGGTGACCGTCGAGGTGACCGACGCGATCATGCAGGGCGTGGTGAGCCTGCCGCACGGCTGGGGGCACCACCGCACCGGCGTCCTGCTGGGGGTGGCGACAAGGCAACCAGGGGTGAGCGTCAACGACGTCACCGACGAGCACCTGGTGGACGAACTCACCGGCACCGCGGCGTTTTCCGGTGTCCCGGTGCACCTACAGGCATGAGGACGCCTTCTGCTGGCCGCCGCGTGGTTCGCAGGTTGCTGCCGAGCACGGTCACCAGCACGGTGAGCACCGGTTGGCCGTCGATGGCGAGGCCGAACGTCTCTGGCAGCCGCGGGATGACCACCTACACGCCGTCGAACGAGCAGACCGAGGCCAAGCTGCCCGCTCCCTCCTGAGAGGGAGCCGGTCCGCTCCTGCGCGGGAAGCGCGAACCGGCGCCGTGCGGTGATGCTCGAAGGCATGAGAAAGCACGGCATGAGAAAGCACGGCATGGAAAAGCTACGCCTCGCCGTCGGGTACGCGGCGATCGCGGGCACCCTGCCTTACCTCGCGCTCAAGTTCAGCTGGCTTTCCGGTGGCGACCTCGGGGTGGTCGACCCCGAAGCCATGGCCACGCCGGAGATGTACTTCGGCAACGCGTTTACGGCGGGCATGGACGTCGTCGCCATCGTCGTCGCGCTCGCCTTCACCCACGACTGGGGCAACCGGCTGCCCGCCTGGCTCGTGCTGTTCCCCGCCTGGGTGGGTACCGGGTTCCTCGCACCGATCGTGCTGAGCGCACCGGTGATCGGCTTCGACCTCGCCCTCGGCGAACGGCCCGACGACGTGCTGGCGCACTGGGTGGTTCCGGTGGTCTACGGCAGTTT encodes:
- a CDS encoding RNA polymerase sigma factor, encoding MTYPRVRPDPAFALLEVYEQALPEVYGYLLSRCGNRTLAEELTSETFLGAVGACRKQASPPVSVPWLIGIARHKLVDHWRRREREERALRLVRDASEVGDGVNGADVADPWEAELDALVARQVLAELGAHHRSALTLRYLDGLGVAEVADLLGRTTHATEGLLARARAAFRRQYRRQVGEAGDD
- a CDS encoding VOC family protein, producing MTDPFDAFHALRQPHEPVEPDPGFAAALREALRAAILGGETGGTAMTTAQVQAPARTRSLAPYLAVRDARAAVDFYVEVFGATRLGELIVMADGKVGHAEVAIGDSVLMLAEEFPEVGNVVAAEGGAAVRVEVPDVRATVELAVERGAEPIGPVEDRGHGVMGRIRDPFGQRWLVAQVAGPSPAETESPVAPRHGEAGYFTFTVPDDEAAKRFYGAVLGWRFDTGTVPRAWRIEGSGLAEGGLWGGQSYAGWKLMYAVDDLDAATDRVRDNGGEVSSVKREPYGRTADCTDNQGVEFWLWER
- a CDS encoding nuclear transport factor 2 family protein, encoding MYERWLYELWNGDLDELERIARSIVTDDFTGHWPGQPSLVTGPDQLAAVVRQGRELIEALRFEIEVGPLVQGDLVAARWVGRGRYGGEPVEFHGHDLLRLDGDRFGEYWVIAQDPTTTTG
- a CDS encoding molybdopterin oxidoreductase family protein, which codes for MPTTHHHSCTLCEATCGITVTVADDRVVGIRGDSDDPVSAGYICPKATALADLHHDPDRLRRPLVRGGVDEWFEVSWPAAIELAAAGLRDVRQRHGKHALAVYQGNPTAHNLGLITYGQPFFRALRTPNLYSATSADQLPHMLAALQMFGHQLLMPVPDIDRTDLFVCLGANPAVSNGSIMTAPNVRSRLKRVRRVVVFDPRRTETADLADEHVFIRPGTDALLLLSLVNVLFTEHLVCTGRLTPRLTGLEILRVACRDFTPERTAAVTGVDPARVRALARELATTPRAVVYGRVGLCTQEFGGLAAWLIVVVNALTGHLDEPGGAMFTTPAIDAIPLATVTGNRGSFDSYRSRVRGLPEFGGELPVAALAEEIDTPGEGQIRGLITSAGNPVLSTPNGARLDDALAGLDFMVSIDPYLNETTRHADVILPPTAPLERPHYELALANYSVRNAAKYSPSVLPRGPEQRHDWEIVLELASRVLGGGAAARLLGRFGPEPLLELGLRVGPHGLRKLRGGLSLGKLKRRPHGVDLGPLRRRLPGRLATPGKQVHLAPRVYLNDLPRLRRLLARQRDDALVLIGRRQLRSNNSWMHNSERLVKGKPRCTLLVHPDDARERGLTDGGSAKLSSAKGTVEVTVEVTDAIMQGVVSLPHGWGHHRTGVLLGVATRQPGVSVNDVTDEHLVDELTGTAAFSGVPVHLQA